The following are encoded in a window of Paraburkholderia hospita genomic DNA:
- a CDS encoding MarR family winged helix-turn-helix transcriptional regulator: MKVLTRTLNKADYEQLSEFRYQMRRFERFSEQAAQGEGITPLQYLLLLHIKGYPDREWATIGELAERLQAQHHGVVALVSRCEALELVKRKVSETDRRQVEVHLLKAGEKVLARLAELHRAELRSLKGAFTIPQIDL, translated from the coding sequence ATGAAAGTTCTTACACGCACGTTGAACAAGGCGGACTACGAACAGCTCTCTGAGTTTCGCTATCAGATGCGGCGCTTCGAGCGCTTCTCCGAGCAGGCCGCGCAGGGCGAAGGCATTACGCCGCTGCAATATCTGTTGCTGCTGCATATCAAGGGCTATCCCGATCGCGAATGGGCCACCATCGGCGAACTGGCGGAGCGGCTGCAGGCGCAGCATCACGGCGTGGTCGCGCTGGTGTCGCGCTGCGAAGCGCTGGAACTGGTCAAGCGCAAGGTCAGCGAGACCGACCGCCGCCAGGTGGAAGTGCATCTGCTGAAAGCAGGAGAAAAGGTGCTGGCGCGGCTTGCGGAACTGCATCGCGCCGAGTTGCGCTCGCTCAAGGGCGCGTTCACGATTCCGCAAATCGATCTCTGA
- the phaP gene encoding phasin family protein (Members of this family are phasins (small proteins associated with inclusions such as PHA granules). Note that several different families of phasins have been named PhaP despite very little sequence similarity to each other.), translated as MEPFDAANPFAEFNKLFEQFKLPGFDVPAVMEARRKDVEALIAANQTAVQGIQALAQKQAEMLRSTLAELQDVAQKQAATGGVPSAQTAELVQQTLHKALADMQQLTQAAYRTQADSYAVIAKRVEENVEELKTLLQKK; from the coding sequence ATGGAACCCTTTGACGCCGCCAATCCGTTCGCCGAGTTCAACAAGCTGTTCGAACAGTTCAAGCTGCCCGGATTCGACGTGCCGGCCGTGATGGAAGCGCGTCGCAAGGACGTCGAGGCCTTGATTGCCGCCAATCAGACGGCCGTGCAGGGCATCCAGGCGCTCGCGCAGAAGCAGGCCGAAATGCTGCGTTCGACGCTCGCCGAGCTGCAGGATGTCGCGCAGAAGCAGGCAGCCACCGGCGGTGTGCCGTCGGCGCAGACCGCGGAACTCGTCCAGCAGACGCTGCACAAAGCGCTCGCGGACATGCAGCAGCTCACACAAGCCGCCTATCGCACGCAGGCCGATTCGTATGCGGTGATTGCGAAGCGCGTCGAAGAGAACGTCGAAGAGCTGAAGACACTGCTGCAGAAGAAGTAG
- a CDS encoding HPP family protein: MTRSPFFQWLARFYPAAMNVKWPERMRSALGALIGIAFTGGSMHLLLGPNVNIPLLVAPMGASAVLLFGVPASPLAQPWSIIGGNLVSATVGVASAMLISDPVAAAALAVGVAIAAMFALRCVHPPSGAVALTAVVGGPAIHALGFRFVLEPILIQSAALLGAALVYHAVTGHRYPHATRAAPSVPQAPATGNSITRADLEAVLNRRGELLDIDPEDLETLFRETQLQAYARTFSELACRDVMSAPVVSVTPDSTLRAAADLLQRHSIKALPVVDKRQHVAGIVTRADLANKPKSADLRLMEALSARLFKRDATRGRLVSTVMTTHVRTVSTSTPIVELVPLFADDGHHHIPVIDSHDRLVGIITQSDLIAGLYRQTQMQAQAQAQQRPAA, translated from the coding sequence TTGACCCGTTCCCCTTTTTTCCAGTGGCTGGCTCGCTTTTATCCCGCCGCGATGAACGTCAAATGGCCCGAGCGCATGCGCTCGGCGCTCGGCGCGTTGATCGGCATTGCGTTCACGGGCGGCAGCATGCATCTGCTGCTCGGTCCGAACGTGAACATTCCGCTGCTGGTCGCGCCGATGGGCGCGTCGGCCGTGCTGCTGTTCGGCGTGCCCGCCAGTCCGCTTGCACAACCGTGGTCGATCATCGGCGGCAATCTGGTGTCGGCGACGGTGGGCGTGGCCTCCGCGATGCTGATCTCCGATCCTGTCGCAGCGGCGGCGCTCGCGGTGGGCGTCGCGATCGCCGCGATGTTCGCGCTGCGCTGCGTGCACCCGCCATCGGGCGCCGTCGCGTTGACGGCCGTGGTGGGCGGACCCGCCATTCATGCGCTCGGCTTTCGCTTCGTGCTCGAGCCGATCCTGATCCAGTCGGCGGCGCTGCTCGGCGCGGCGCTCGTCTATCACGCGGTGACGGGCCACCGCTATCCGCACGCGACGCGCGCGGCGCCCTCCGTGCCGCAAGCGCCCGCAACGGGCAACAGCATCACGCGCGCCGACCTCGAAGCCGTGTTGAACCGGCGCGGCGAACTGCTCGACATCGACCCTGAAGACCTCGAAACGCTGTTTCGCGAAACGCAGTTGCAGGCCTACGCGCGCACCTTCAGCGAACTGGCATGCCGCGACGTGATGTCGGCGCCCGTCGTCAGCGTCACGCCCGACAGCACGTTGCGCGCCGCAGCGGACCTGTTACAGCGTCACTCGATCAAGGCGCTGCCCGTCGTCGACAAGCGTCAACACGTGGCCGGCATCGTCACGCGCGCCGATCTCGCGAACAAGCCGAAAAGCGCAGACCTGCGTCTGATGGAAGCGCTGTCGGCGCGTCTCTTCAAGCGCGACGCGACACGCGGGCGACTCGTCAGCACCGTCATGACGACGCACGTGCGCACCGTCTCGACCAGCACGCCGATCGTCGAACTGGTGCCGCTCTTCGCCGACGACGGCCACCATCACATTCCCGTGATCGACTCGCATGACAGGCTGGTCGGCATCATCACGCAGTCCGATCTGATCGCGGGTCTGTACAGGCAGACGCAGATGCAGGCTCAGGCTCAGGCGCAACAGCGCCCTGCTGCCTGA
- a CDS encoding chloride channel protein: MSDNSHKRDFSSNSRLPGISALAAGIGLLSTLAAYVLLSLIHLFTNLFFFGSFSFADRSPATNTLGAWVIVIPVIGGLIVGMMARFGSEKIRGHGIPEAIEAILFGKSRMSPKVAVLKPLSSGIVIGSGGPFGAEGPIIMTGGALGSLIAQCVKVTSAERKTLLVAGAAAGMTAVFGTPVAAVLLAVELLLFEWRPRSFLPVALACAVAGFARAIFFGTDPLFALQTAPPTAISLVSCVIAGLLSGALASGLSAALYKTEDLFHKLPLHWMWWPAIGGLAVGIGGFIEPRALGVGYDVIGDLLHQHIALQVAVAILVVKAVIWVIALGSGTSGGVLAPLLMLGAGLGTVLGHVLPGNEPALWPLVCMAATLGATLGAPLTAIVFAFGLTHDSNALLPLLAATLVAHGFATVVMKRSIMTEKIARRGYHIYREYGVDPLERHYVDEVMTQKVDSIDGTLSVRDALAAYFGATQKRRAYPVVRANGAVLGIVDRAMLDAVREGSTQHTLDTPLADVLKGGSPLVALPDETCRLVATRLAVHDLERLPVVVDRDSMQLLGVVSRSDLVKPSVAHFEEEHKRERFRRLSFTSGKKHFPPVRKTRTHG, encoded by the coding sequence ATGAGCGACAACTCTCACAAGCGGGACTTTTCCAGCAACTCGCGGTTGCCCGGCATTTCCGCGCTGGCTGCAGGCATCGGTCTGCTCAGCACGCTTGCCGCATACGTGCTGCTGAGCCTGATTCATCTGTTCACCAACCTGTTCTTCTTCGGCAGCTTTTCGTTCGCCGACCGGTCGCCTGCCACGAATACGCTCGGCGCGTGGGTGATCGTGATTCCCGTGATCGGCGGATTGATCGTCGGCATGATGGCGCGCTTCGGCTCGGAGAAGATTCGCGGGCACGGCATTCCCGAAGCGATCGAAGCCATCCTGTTCGGCAAGAGCCGCATGTCGCCGAAGGTCGCCGTGCTCAAGCCCTTGTCGTCGGGCATCGTGATCGGCAGCGGCGGCCCGTTCGGCGCGGAAGGCCCGATCATCATGACGGGCGGCGCGCTCGGCTCGCTGATCGCGCAGTGCGTGAAGGTTACCTCTGCGGAGCGCAAGACGCTGCTCGTCGCGGGCGCCGCCGCGGGCATGACGGCCGTGTTCGGCACGCCCGTCGCCGCCGTGCTGCTCGCCGTCGAATTGCTGCTGTTCGAATGGCGGCCGCGCAGCTTTTTGCCTGTCGCGCTGGCCTGCGCTGTGGCCGGTTTCGCGCGCGCGATCTTCTTCGGTACCGATCCCCTGTTTGCGCTCCAGACCGCACCGCCCACGGCCATTTCGCTCGTGTCTTGCGTGATCGCGGGGCTGTTGTCGGGCGCGCTCGCATCGGGCCTGTCGGCGGCGCTCTACAAGACGGAAGACCTCTTTCACAAGCTGCCGCTGCACTGGATGTGGTGGCCTGCCATCGGCGGCCTGGCGGTGGGTATTGGCGGATTTATCGAGCCGCGTGCGCTCGGCGTCGGCTATGACGTGATCGGCGATCTGCTGCATCAACATATCGCGTTACAGGTCGCGGTGGCGATTCTCGTCGTGAAGGCGGTGATCTGGGTGATCGCGCTCGGCTCCGGCACATCGGGCGGCGTGCTCGCGCCGCTGCTGATGCTCGGCGCGGGACTCGGCACCGTGCTTGGTCACGTGCTGCCCGGCAACGAGCCCGCGCTGTGGCCGCTCGTCTGCATGGCCGCGACGCTCGGCGCCACGCTCGGCGCGCCGCTGACGGCCATCGTGTTCGCCTTCGGCCTCACGCACGACAGCAACGCGCTGCTGCCGCTGCTCGCCGCGACGCTGGTCGCGCACGGATTCGCGACCGTCGTGATGAAGCGTTCGATCATGACCGAGAAGATCGCGCGGCGCGGTTATCACATCTATCGCGAGTATGGCGTCGATCCGCTCGAACGGCATTACGTCGATGAAGTGATGACGCAAAAGGTCGATTCGATCGACGGCACGCTCAGCGTGCGCGACGCGCTCGCCGCGTATTTCGGCGCGACGCAGAAACGGCGTGCGTATCCCGTCGTGCGCGCGAACGGCGCGGTGCTCGGCATCGTCGACCGCGCGATGCTCGATGCCGTGCGCGAAGGCTCGACGCAACACACGCTCGATACGCCGCTCGCCGACGTGCTGAAAGGCGGGTCGCCGCTCGTCGCGCTGCCCGACGAAACCTGCCGCCTCGTCGCGACGCGTCTGGCCGTGCACGATCTTGAGCGGCTGCCTGTCGTCGTCGATCGCGATTCGATGCAACTGCTCGGCGTCGTGTCGCGTAGCGATCTCGTGAAGCCTTCTGTCGCGCACTTCGAGGAGGAGCACAAACGCGAGCGCTTTCGGCGTCTGAGCTTTACGTCGGGCAAAAAGCATTTCCCGCCCGTGCGCAAAACGCGCACGCACGGCTGA
- a CDS encoding transglutaminase family protein, whose translation MSIRVALNHVTHYRYDRLVGLSPQVVRLRPAPHCRTPILSYSMRVEPEVHFINWQQDAFANYQARLVFPERTPEFKITVDLVAEMAVYNPFDFFLEPAAEKFPFEYAPELAAELAPYLVRREMTPRFKEFVASIDRSPRVTADFLVELNQRLQHDIRYLIRMEPGVQTPEETLVNGSGSCRDSGWLLVETLRQLGLAARFVSGYLLQLAPDTKSLDGPSGTEYDFTDLHAWCEVFLPGAGWIGLDPTSGLLAGEGHIPVACTPEPGSAAPISGAVDESEVEFEHAMSITRVLETPRVTKPYTEAAWDRVLTMGAHVDSQLGAMDVRLTMGGEPTFVSVRDRDAAEWNTDALGPTKRGYAVALMDKLRGHYGANGFLHIGQGKWYPGEQLPRWALSLYWRADGEPCWNDPALFADERSPGRYTSDDAHRFITRLAGKLSVDSEYAQPGYEDTWYYLWRERRLPVNVDPFDSRLDDEMERVRLRRVFEAGLSGVTGYVLPLARATTGPGWTSGAWFFRDARMYLIPGDSPMGLRLPLDSLPWVAEEDYPYQHAHDPFAEPAPLRTSAQLRMQYEGVSYDARRGVGSGGGRGAGSSGHGTGTLPQDRLPERGESAASLIRTALCVEVRSPARAAGPKVEADALGDGRALLHVFMPPLTEVDDYLDLLAAIEATAAELKMPVVIEGYPPPRDPRLHVLQVTPDPGVIEVNIHPAKNWNELVDHTEFLYNAAHETYLSTEKFMLDGRHAGTGGGNHFVLGGATPADSPFLRRPDLLASLVAYWHNHPSLSYLFSGLFIGPTSQAPRIDEARNDQVYELELAFSELQRQIDLLGGQGSAQLPPWMIDRALRNILIDVTGNTHRAEFCIDKLYSPDGPTGRLGLLELRGFEMPPHSRMSLVQQLLLRALVAKFWKTPYTTRLTRWGTGLHDRFLLGTFVQMDFDDVLADLRGAGYAFDSEWFAPHFAFRFPAIGEMHANGMSLTISGALEPWHVMGEEGAAGGTVRYVDSSVERLEVKVLGLNDNRHVVSVNGVSLPLQPTGRISEFVAGVRFRAWEQSSSLHPTIGVDAPLTFDVVDTWTGRSIGGCQYHVAHPGGRNYQTFPVNAYEAESRRRSRFFTTGHTPGPLVTQAPPRSVEFPFTLDLRHW comes from the coding sequence GTGTCCATACGTGTCGCGCTGAACCATGTCACGCATTACCGCTATGACCGTCTCGTCGGATTGTCGCCGCAGGTCGTGCGGCTGCGCCCGGCGCCGCATTGCCGCACGCCGATCCTGTCGTACTCGATGCGCGTCGAGCCGGAAGTGCACTTCATCAACTGGCAGCAGGACGCCTTCGCGAACTACCAGGCGCGGCTCGTGTTTCCCGAGCGCACGCCTGAGTTCAAGATTACGGTCGATCTCGTCGCGGAAATGGCCGTCTACAATCCGTTCGACTTCTTCCTGGAGCCGGCCGCCGAAAAGTTTCCGTTCGAGTACGCGCCCGAGCTTGCGGCCGAATTGGCGCCGTATCTCGTCAGACGCGAGATGACGCCGCGCTTCAAGGAGTTCGTCGCGAGCATCGACCGTTCGCCGCGTGTCACAGCGGATTTCCTCGTCGAGCTGAACCAGCGTCTGCAGCACGACATCCGCTATCTGATCCGGATGGAGCCGGGCGTGCAGACGCCTGAGGAAACGCTCGTCAATGGGTCGGGCTCGTGCCGCGATTCGGGCTGGCTGCTGGTCGAGACGCTGCGCCAGCTGGGGCTGGCGGCGCGCTTCGTGTCGGGTTACCTGCTGCAGCTTGCGCCCGATACCAAGTCGCTCGATGGCCCGAGCGGCACCGAATACGATTTCACCGACCTGCACGCATGGTGCGAAGTGTTCCTGCCCGGCGCGGGCTGGATCGGCCTCGATCCGACCTCGGGCCTGCTTGCGGGCGAGGGCCATATTCCCGTCGCGTGCACGCCGGAGCCGGGCAGCGCTGCGCCGATTTCGGGCGCCGTCGACGAGTCCGAAGTCGAGTTCGAGCACGCGATGTCGATCACGCGCGTGCTCGAAACGCCGCGCGTGACCAAGCCCTATACGGAAGCCGCGTGGGACCGCGTGCTGACGATGGGCGCGCACGTCGACAGCCAGCTCGGCGCGATGGACGTGCGCCTGACGATGGGCGGCGAACCGACCTTCGTGTCGGTGCGCGACCGCGACGCCGCTGAATGGAACACCGACGCGCTCGGCCCGACCAAGCGCGGTTATGCCGTCGCGCTGATGGACAAGCTGCGCGGCCACTACGGCGCGAACGGCTTTCTGCATATCGGCCAGGGCAAGTGGTATCCGGGCGAGCAGTTGCCGCGCTGGGCGCTGTCGCTGTACTGGCGCGCGGACGGCGAGCCGTGCTGGAACGATCCGGCGCTGTTCGCCGACGAGCGCAGCCCCGGCCGCTATACATCCGACGATGCGCACCGCTTCATCACGCGGCTCGCCGGCAAGCTGTCCGTCGACAGCGAGTACGCGCAGCCTGGTTACGAGGATACGTGGTACTACCTGTGGCGCGAGCGCCGCTTGCCCGTCAACGTCGATCCGTTCGATTCGCGGCTCGACGACGAGATGGAGCGTGTGCGGCTGCGCCGCGTGTTCGAGGCGGGGCTGTCGGGCGTAACGGGTTACGTGCTGCCGCTGGCCCGCGCGACGACCGGCCCGGGTTGGACGAGCGGCGCGTGGTTCTTCCGCGACGCGCGCATGTATCTGATTCCCGGCGACTCGCCGATGGGCTTGCGCCTGCCGCTCGATTCGCTGCCGTGGGTTGCGGAGGAAGATTATCCGTACCAGCATGCGCACGATCCGTTTGCGGAACCCGCGCCGCTACGCACGTCGGCGCAATTGCGGATGCAGTATGAAGGTGTGTCGTACGACGCTCGTCGCGGTGTCGGATCAGGCGGTGGACGCGGCGCGGGCTCAAGCGGACACGGCACAGGCACGCTGCCTCAGGACCGCCTTCCCGAGCGCGGCGAATCGGCAGCATCGCTGATCCGCACGGCACTGTGCGTCGAGGTGCGCAGTCCGGCGCGCGCGGCGGGCCCGAAAGTGGAGGCCGACGCCTTGGGCGATGGGCGTGCGCTGCTGCACGTCTTCATGCCGCCGCTCACTGAAGTCGACGACTATCTCGACCTGCTTGCCGCGATCGAAGCCACGGCCGCCGAGCTGAAGATGCCCGTCGTGATCGAAGGCTATCCGCCGCCGCGCGATCCGCGTCTGCATGTGCTGCAGGTGACACCCGATCCCGGCGTGATCGAAGTCAACATTCATCCGGCGAAGAACTGGAACGAACTCGTCGATCACACCGAGTTCCTCTACAACGCTGCGCACGAGACGTATCTGAGCACCGAGAAGTTCATGCTCGACGGCCGCCATGCGGGCACGGGCGGCGGCAATCACTTCGTGCTCGGCGGCGCGACGCCTGCCGACAGTCCGTTCCTGCGCCGCCCGGATCTGCTCGCAAGCCTCGTCGCTTACTGGCACAACCATCCGTCGCTGTCGTACCTGTTTTCCGGGCTGTTCATCGGGCCGACCAGCCAGGCGCCGCGTATCGACGAAGCACGTAACGATCAGGTCTACGAGCTCGAACTGGCGTTCAGCGAACTGCAACGGCAGATCGATCTGCTCGGCGGCCAGGGTAGCGCGCAACTGCCGCCGTGGATGATCGACCGCGCGCTGCGCAACATCCTGATCGACGTGACGGGCAACACGCACCGCGCCGAGTTCTGCATCGACAAGCTCTATTCGCCTGATGGCCCGACGGGCCGCCTCGGCCTGCTCGAACTGCGCGGCTTCGAAATGCCGCCGCACTCGCGCATGAGTCTCGTGCAGCAACTGCTGCTGCGCGCGCTGGTCGCGAAGTTCTGGAAGACGCCGTACACCACGCGCCTCACGCGCTGGGGCACCGGCTTGCACGACCGCTTCCTGCTCGGCACGTTCGTGCAGATGGATTTCGACGATGTGCTTGCCGATCTGCGCGGCGCGGGCTACGCGTTCGACAGCGAATGGTTCGCGCCGCACTTCGCGTTCCGCTTCCCGGCCATCGGCGAGATGCACGCGAACGGCATGTCGCTGACGATCAGCGGCGCGCTGGAGCCGTGGCACGTGATGGGCGAAGAGGGCGCGGCGGGCGGCACGGTGCGGTATGTCGATTCGTCGGTGGAGCGGCTCGAAGTGAAGGTGCTGGGGCTGAACGACAATCGCCATGTCGTGAGCGTCAATGGCGTGTCCCTGCCGCTGCAGCCGACGGGCCGCATCAGCGAATTCGTCGCGGGCGTGCGCTTCCGCGCATGGGAGCAATCGTCGTCGCTGCATCCTACGATAGGCGTAGATGCGCCGCTGACGTTCGATGTCGTCGATACCTGGACGGGCCGCTCGATCGGCGGATGCCAGTATCATGTCGCTCATCCGGGCGGACGCAACTATCAGACGTTCCCGGTGAACGCGTACGAAGCGGAAAGCCGGCGACGCTCGCGCTTCTTCACGACGGGCCACACGCCGGGGCCGCTCGTGACGCAAGCGCCGCCGCGCAGCGTGGAGTTTCCGTTCACGCTAGATTTGCGGCACTGGTAA
- a CDS encoding zinc-binding metallopeptidase family protein — MKAFHCNRCDQRVFFENVLCERCEALLGYVPELAEISAFEDAGDGQWRSLHPDVKGKLYRQCHNYAVENICNWMLPADDPETLCRSCRLTHTIPNLAEPNNRLYWYRLETAKRRLLYTLDSLGLAIESRQVDPDNGLEFDFRENTGDGEAVMTGHDNGRITLNVAEADDAHREKVRTDMREPYRTLLGHFRHESGHYYFEKLVAGTHWLKPFRERFGDDQADYREAMDNYYRNGAPADWENRFISAYATMHPWEDWAETWAHYLMIVEVIDTSTAYGLALLPPAPNEPSLTDQTPVEEASFDNLMKRWFPLTDVLNSLNRSLGMPDGYPFALAPPVVDKLRFVHRVIAQASARK, encoded by the coding sequence ATGAAAGCCTTCCATTGCAACCGGTGCGACCAGCGCGTGTTCTTCGAAAACGTATTGTGCGAGCGCTGCGAGGCGTTGCTCGGCTACGTGCCCGAACTGGCCGAAATCAGTGCGTTCGAAGACGCGGGCGATGGCCAGTGGCGCAGCCTGCATCCCGACGTCAAAGGCAAGCTGTACCGTCAATGCCACAACTACGCGGTCGAGAACATCTGCAACTGGATGCTACCCGCCGACGATCCCGAAACGCTGTGCCGCTCATGCCGTCTCACGCACACGATCCCGAATCTCGCGGAACCGAACAACCGGCTTTACTGGTACCGGCTGGAGACCGCGAAGCGCCGCCTGCTCTATACGCTCGACTCGCTTGGCCTCGCGATCGAATCGCGCCAGGTCGATCCCGACAACGGCCTCGAATTCGACTTCCGCGAAAACACGGGCGACGGCGAGGCGGTGATGACGGGGCATGACAACGGCCGCATCACACTGAACGTGGCCGAAGCCGACGACGCGCACCGCGAGAAAGTCCGCACCGACATGCGCGAGCCGTATCGAACGCTCCTGGGGCATTTCCGCCACGAGTCGGGGCATTACTACTTCGAAAAGCTGGTTGCGGGGACGCACTGGCTCAAGCCGTTTCGCGAGCGCTTCGGCGACGATCAAGCCGACTATCGCGAAGCGATGGACAACTACTATCGCAACGGCGCACCCGCCGACTGGGAAAACAGATTCATCAGCGCGTACGCTACGATGCATCCGTGGGAAGACTGGGCCGAAACGTGGGCGCACTATCTGATGATCGTCGAGGTGATAGATACGTCGACGGCATACGGGCTTGCGCTGCTGCCGCCCGCGCCGAACGAGCCGTCGCTGACCGACCAGACGCCCGTCGAGGAAGCGAGCTTCGATAACCTGATGAAGCGCTGGTTTCCACTGACGGACGTGCTGAACAGCCTGAACCGCAGTCTCGGCATGCCGGACGGTTATCCATTCGCGCTGGCGCCGCCTGTCGTCGACAAGCTGCGTTTCGTGCATCGTGTGATCGCGCAGGCGTCGGCGCGCAAGTAG